One part of the Aspergillus luchuensis IFO 4308 DNA, chromosome 5, nearly complete sequence genome encodes these proteins:
- a CDS encoding uncharacterized protein (COG:S;~EggNog:ENOG410Q2ZJ), which translates to MPLSAIWTRRAANDAASSIYSREPEVAPVPPLSIPRKGRTPTDSPARHDLPEINLIDHQIALARGTTMALETTRVRLRNAKKNGPRSLRDTLEDKWRQWKRQEDENRFFRTCLKIFDDLAAVAVEVSDDLILQQEFEPEVSPVGNRRILLGMRKLREALADSHGKEARAREEWDRRLNLPGIRASLPQWI; encoded by the coding sequence ATGCCGCTGTCTGCAATCTGGACGAGAAGAGCAGCCAACGATGCAGCATCGAGCATCTACAGTCGAGAACCTGAAGTCGCTCCGGTTCCTCCGCTCTCCATCCCGCGCAAGGGGAGGACACCGACCGATTCTCCTGCAAGGCATGATCTCCCGGAGATCAATCTGATCGACCATCAAATTGCGCTGGCCCGGGGAACAACCATGGCCCTGGAAACGACCCGTGTGCGGCTTCGAAATGCCAAAAAGAACGGTCCACGTTCGTTACGAGACACTTTGGAAGACAAGTGGCGACAATGGAAGcgccaggaagatgagaaccgGTTCTTCCGCACATGCCTCAAAATCTTCGATGACCTCGCGGCCGTGGCAGTCGAGGTGTCCGATGATCTGATCCTGCAGCAGGAGTTTGAACCCGAAGTCAGTCCGGTGGGAAACCGACGCATCCTCCTGGGGATGCGTAAGCTGCGAGAGgccctggccgactcgcacGGGAAGGAAGCTcgagccagagaagaatgggacCGTCGCCTGAACCTTCCCGGTATTCGTGCCTCATTACCGCAGTGGATATGA
- a CDS encoding cell division protein ZapB, translated as MGDYHELALANLVAKLKTHLLLSTHGTVHTQLFFYEFCCHRKMPKSEPRAGIRARTRQTESRSTAFDPRSIQRLEPVMRSPQQPLRSRRLPSTLPQVSGSGSRDPPSAPSLKNHEACLATVETLEREIEALQRDKETLSERVGSVESEIQELLNKQHQWRQQLPERRATQQLMDEMQHTVASWHQRLRSPAGLPEKADPAAVTTALPEMLAVPDMWNAQEDGGGAFNNDHGIEPDSGDFTQLLQF; from the exons ATGGGCGATTATCACGAACTTGCTTTGGCTAATCTCGTTGCTAAGCTTAAAACCCATTTGCTATTGTCAACG CACGGTACAGTACATACGCAGTTGTTCTTCTACGAGTTTTGTTGTCATCGAAAAATGCCAAAGTCAGAACCGCGGGCGGGCATCCGCGCACGCACCCGGCAGACCGAGAGTCGCAGTACCGCTTTCGACCCACGATCTATCCAAAGACTGGAGCCCGTAATGcgttctccccagcagcctctgcGGTCCCGTCGACTCCCATCCACG CTGCCACAGgtatctggttctggttctcgagaccctccttctgccCCATCGCTGAAGAATCACGAGGCATGTTTGGCTACGGTCGAAACACTGGAGCGGGAGATTGAAGCGTTGCAGAGAGACAAAGAGACCCTATCGGAGCGCGTTGGAAGCGTCGAAAGTGAGATCCAGGAATTGTTGAACAAACAGCATCAGTGGAGACAACAGCTGCCTGAGCGGCGCGCGACTCAACAGCTGATGGACgaaatgcagcataccgTTGCGAGTTGGCACCAACGGCTTCGCAGCCCGGCTGGTTTGCCAGAAAAGGCGGATCCTGCCGCCGTGACGACTGCTCTACCAGAAATGTTAGCGGTGCCGGATATGTGGAATGCTCaggaggacggagggggtGCATTTAACAACGATCATGGCATTGAACCGGACTCCGGTGACTTtacgcagcttcttcaattctaG
- a CDS encoding uncharacterized protein (SECRETED:SignalP(1-22)), with protein MPSVWQAIHVLYLDLAICVGLCKRSSPTYFTFCDFTLAPHVQETLPGLDSRRGTGLSIMGSAPSPSNVAGEGSEIFNRAQTQNERVSADQIPASGERHKTTPPPDVQDAIAARTSNPQETGPWPAQDLAQSHLDQHPHSFRASFRRSKPSSDAGDEATGPYTRHTSAEPRSDRTVDSGSEIDHPVPS; from the coding sequence ATGCCTTCCGTATGGCAGGCAATACATGtactgtatctggatcttgcCATTTGCGTCGGTCTCTGCAAGCGCAGTTCCCCCACTTACTTCACGTTTTGCGATTTCACTCTCGCTCCCCATGTCCAAGAGACACTACCGGGCCTGGACTCCCGGCGAGGAACAGGACTATCCATCATGGGTAGcgcaccatctccatctaACGTGGCCGGAGAGGGCTCGGAAATATTCAATCGAGCGCAAACCCAGAACGAAAGAGTCTCTGCGGACCAAATACCggcttctggagaaagaCATAAGACGACACCGCCGCCCGATGTGCAAGACGCCATCGCGGCTCGGACGTCAAATCCCCAGGAGACTGGGCCGTGGCCAGCACAGGACTTGGCCCAGTCCCATCTCGATCAGCACCCCCACTCCTTCCGAGCATCGTTCAGACGATCCAAGCCCTCTAGCGATGCAGGTGATGAGGCCACCGGCCCCTACACGCGTCACACGTCCGCAGAACCACGGTCAGACCGCACGGTCGACTCAGGGTCCGAAATTGACCATCCAGTCCCCAGCTAA